The region GCTTGGTATTGGCCGCGGAAAGTTTCACCGCCGTTTGCGCTTCCGACAATTCGCTTTTTAATTTACCCAGCTCTTGATGATGGCTGCACGCACCTAACAGCAACACAGCGGCAAGTGACAATATAGCGGTTTTCATGGCAGGCTCCTCATTGGATAATGAATATCTTATCGGATCAGTATAAACCCGTTTGCCGACATAGGCTTAAATTTTTTGACAATGCTTTGATAAAACGCAACTCATGCTGCCCTTACCCCATCAAATTTACAGATCCAGATTGGATAAGCAAATAAAAAGGCCGTCTGAACAATATTTTTCAGACGGCCCCAACCTGCCCTATCGGTTGGAACCTTTCACCATATCCATCAAGAACAGGCGGCAATCCAAATTGCCGTTATACAACGGAATTTTGCGCTTCGGCGACAAACGCATGAATTTCGGCATATCGCGGTCGCCGGTAAACATACCGATGAGCCAGCCCGCATAATGCTGCTTCAGCCATGAACCCAACTGCGGATACAGCGCCTGCAAAGCCTGCATTTCCGCCAAGCGCACGCCATAGGGCGGGTTGGAAATCATGATGCCGTTGTTGCCGTTGGGACGGGCATTTTGCGCGTCTTCCACTTCGAAACGGATAAATTCAGCCACTTCGGCCGCTTCGGCATTATGTTCGGCGGCGCGAATCATGTGACGGTCATTGTCGCTGCCGGCAATCGGCGCGGTAACCGGCACAATTTGTTCACATGCTTCTTGGCGGATTTTCACCCATGCGGCTTTATCGAAATTTTGCAGCTTTTCAAAACCGAAACGGCGCATCAAACCCGGCGCACGGCGGCCGGCAATCCATGCCGCTTCAATCGCCAAAGTGCCGCTGCCGCAGAACGGGTCTTGGAACGGTTGCGAACCGTCGTATCCGGCCAGCAACAGCAAACCCGCAGCCAAGTTTTCACGCAAAGGCGCTTCGCCGGTGTCTTGGCGGTAGCCGCGTTTGAACAAGGCCTCGCCGGACGTGTCGATAAAAATCTCGATATTACGCTCATCCATAAACGCATGCACGCGCACATCGGGATGAATTTTGCCTACACTCGGGCGTGCATCATAAATGTCACGGAACGAATCGCACAGCGCATCTTTGATTTTCAGGCCGACAAAATCCAAGCTTTTGACATTGGCGCGCTTGCCTTCAATCTTCACTTTAAAGGTTTGATCCAGCGTAAACCAATTAAACCAATTGATATTTTTGGCTAATTTGTAAATATCCTGCTCACTGCGGTAGCTGCCTTTGGTCAGGCGCAGCAGCACGCGGCTGGCGGTACGCGAATGCAGATTGATGCGGTAAACCTGCTCCATCGTTGCTTTGCAGCCCACGCCGCCGTCGGTAGCTTGGATATCTTGAATATTCAGGGATTTGAGTTCGTCGGTCAACGGCGTTTCCAAACCGCGCGGACACGTGATGAATAAGGCGTATTGCGTCATGGGGATTCCTTTCCGGGTCGGACGCACAGGCTTTCTGTGTGTGAATAAAGAGAAGGATTATAGCGCAGATGAGAAAAGTAAAATATTTATTTTTCAGGATTTTTTAATAAAAGGCCGTCTGAAATCATTTCTTTCAGACGGCCTATTCCGCCGCAAAGGCCGTCTGAAACACTTCGCCGTCGATATTGATATCGGCCAAATAATCATGGCGGTTTTCGACACACATCGGCAAGCGGATTTGCTTGGCCGCCCATGTGCCGTCGTCTTGGCGGCGGATATTGAAGCGGTTGAAGCCCATGTCCATGTCTTTCATGGTAAAGCCGACGGTAACTTCCCGAGTTGCTTGCGGCACATTTTTCAACACAATATCAAAGGGTTGTTTTGCTTTAACCTTATCGCTGAATTTGACATACACACCGTTGGGCAAGGTGCAGCCCTGTGTCACTTGGCATTCGGCCTGCCGTGTTTGCGGCTGTTGCTGCCGCCACCAATCCAAGGCGATGAGTTTGACGGCGGCAAACACCAGCAACAATACGCCGGAGATAATTAACTTTTTGTTTTTATTCATATTCAGACGACCCCAATCTCATCATCAACCACCACCGTATGCGCACCCGCTTCCAGCCATTGATCTTGATATTGCGCTGCCCAATCGGGTAAAGCGGCAATCACCAAAGGCATGGACACGCCTTGTTGCAAAGTTTGCAAAGTGGCTTCGGCAGCGGCTTGGTTTTGCACGCGCCATACCGCCACATCAGCATCCTGCACATTGTGCCATTGTGCGGCGGTTTCCACCACCACCCATACGCTTTGCGCCGGCGGCATTTTGCCCTGCGCACGCAATTCGGGTTCCTCGATCAACACATGCTCATGCTGCGGCCCGGCCAAATGATGCGGCACCACACGGTATTCGCCCATGCGGTTATACCCGCGCAAACCGCTTTTCAGACGGCCTGACAATACACGCGGCACGGAAAGCGATTGCAGCAACGCGTCATTGGCGGGCAACATCGGCGACACGGTAAAATCACCCGCTTTCTGCCACGACCATGTCTGCCCTTCTTTTGCCTGCAATTCGCCCGACCATTCATCGGCTTCCACCCGTAAAAAACGCAGATGCACATGCGCGTGTTCGTAGGCGTGAATTTTGGTCAACCACGGCGTAGCGTGATGAATGCGGATGCCGAGTTCTTCTTCCAGCTCGCGCTGCAAGGCCTGAAACTCGGTTTCGCCCGCTTCCACTTTACCGCCGGCAAATTCCCAATAACCGGCATAAGGCTTGCCTTCAGGACGTGAGCTCAGCAAATAATCGCCATCGGCATTGAGTAAAATGCCGGCAACAACGCGGACTAAGGGGCGTGGGTCTGATGTGGTCATGATGTTTCGAGAAAGGAATATTAATTTTCGGACGGTCATTTTACACAACACATCACAGGCCGTCCGAACGTTCACATTGGAAGAGGCCTTTGCAAACCCTAAATTTGCATGCGGTTCGAAATGAGCAGCACTGAAAGCGCAGACATATCATTTAGATAGGCAAGCTTCCGAGCAGCGCATAACGAAGAAATGTGCCAAAGACGGGGATTGTGCAAAGGCCTCTGGAAATGCGCCGGAAAACCTTGTTTGCCTGAGCATTGAATAGTTATTTTTCAGCAATCACAAAAGCCAATACGGTATCTTCTTCATCGGCCATGCTCAAGCTGACGCAGCTGATGCCCTGCTCTTTCAACCATTTTTCCAGCACCGGCGCGTAGAAAAATTCAGGCTTGCCCATTTCGTCGTGGCCGATGCCAATGTTACGGAACGACACACTGCCGCGAATACCGGTACCGACGGCTTTGGCAAACGCTTCTTTGGCGGCGAAGCGTTTGGCCAGATAATTCACCGGTTTGCCGGCCTGGGGGAACTCCATCAATTCTTCGGGGCTGAGAATGCGTTCGGCAAAGGCTTGGCCGAATTTTTTATTCAGTCGAATAATGCGTTTCAGGGAAACGATGTCGGTGCCGATACCATAAATCATGAGGTTCTCCTTATTATCATGTGAAAAACCAACAGGCCGTCCGAATTGCCTGATTGGGCATTACAAGCCATTATTTCGCCATCAATCGTGCTTTAAACATCACGTCTTTCATCTGGCGGATTGCTTCGGGCAAACCTAAAAACACGGCTTGTGCAATGAGTGCGTGGCCGATGTTTAATTCTTTAATCGCGGCAATGCGGGCAATCGGCGCAACGTTGTGAATAGTCAAACCGTGTCCGGCATTCACCACCAAACCCAATTCATCGGCGAAATGCGCGCCCTCTTCAATCCGCGCCAATTGCTGCGCCTGTTCAGACGGCGTGCGCGTATCGGCATAGGCGCCTGTGTGCAGTTCAATCACAGGTGCGCCGATCTCTTTGGCCGCCTGAATCTGCGCTTTGTCGGCATCGATAAACAACGATACGCGGATACCGGCATCGGTGAGTATGCGCGTGAATTGAGCGGTTTTTTCCTGCTGCGCCAACACATCCAAGCCGCCTTCCGTGGTCACTTCCCGGCGTTTTTCCGGCACGATGCACACGTCTTGCGGCATGACGTTTAGCGCGTTTTCCAGCATTTCTTCGGTCAGCGCCATTTCCAGATTCAAGCGCGTTCGGATGGCGTTTTTCACGGCGAACACGTCGGCATCTTTGATATGGCGGCGGTCTTCGCGCAAATGCAGCGTAATCAAATCCGCGCCGTGGGTTTCGGCGGTGAGCGCGGCTTCTACCGGACTCGGGTAAATGGTGCCGCGCGCGTTACGGACGGTGGCGACATGGTCGATGTTAACGCCTAATAACATGGGTTTCCTTTCGCTGATTCGGTTTCAGACGGCCTGTTGATCATCAAGGCCGTCTGAAAAATAGGGTTGGTTGCATTTCCGATTCAGACGGCCTGCGGAGGCTCTGCCGCTTCATGCCGTCCGAACGACATCGGATCCAAATCAAACTGTTGCAACTGCTGCAATACCTGCCGCGATTTAATTCCTTCGGGAATGTGGAAATCAATCAACAAGCGGTTGATTTTCAGAGCCTGCTGCAAACTCACGCCGTCTGAAAACTTGCCTTGGCACAATTGGATTAAGCTGCTGCCGTTAACCGCGATGCCGCTTTTCTGCTGGCTGCCCGAACCGTCTGCTTCGGTCAGCGGCAACAAAGCTTCTTCCGGACGCAACCAATATCGCGTATCAGGATCGATGCCGTTGCCGTGAATATCATGCATCAAATCCGGTGCATAGCCCGAGAGGCGCAGCAATTGCCATTCAAAGCGGCGTAAAGCGGCGATGTGGTTCGGCTCGCGGCACAAGGTTTGCATGGTGTCGGCAAAAGTGTCGTACAACTCGGGCAGCGGGTCTTCGCGCGCGGTGAGTTTCAGCATCAGCTCGTTGACATACAGCCCGCTGAACAAAGCCCGCCCCTGCGGCTGCGGCCAACCGCCCAACCACTCGGCACGATGCAGCGTTTTGAGTTCTTGGCTGCCGTACCACGACGCGCTCATCGGCACAAACGGCACCAACACCCCGCGCAATTCGCTCATGCGCTTGCGGGCGCTGCGTGCCAGCAAGGCTACACGACCGTAACGGCGGCTGTACACTTCCAGCCACAGGCTGCTTTCGCGCCAAGGCGCGGAGGCGAGCATAAAAACAGGTTCGTGGTTGATGCGGTGGTTGGACATAATTTCCGGACTGAACTGAATGAAGGAATTATAACGTTTTTCAAATAAAAAAGTGATGAAAATGAAACAAGGCCGTCTGAAAAATTCCTCACGATTTTTTCAGACGGCCTTAATGCATTAAGCACACTATTTTGGCGTGTAGCGCCCTGCCATGGCTTTATATACCATGTTTTCGTATTTCAGTACATCATAGTGCCGGTTTAATACGTTTTGCGCCGAGTCGTATTCGCCGTTTAAGGCTTCAAGCCAGTCTTTCAACTCGTTTTTGCCGTGTTGGTAGCGCACTTGGTAATAGCGGCTGTTTTTCTGGTCCAAGGCGTAACGCCGGCGGGTGTTGTTCAAAGCGGCTTGCGCGTTTTGATAGGCGAGATAGTTGGTGTTGACTTCATTGAGCGCGGCCGTTAAAGCCTGCTCGAAATTCAATGCCGCGCTGTCAAAACGCGCTTGGGCGTCTTTGTCTTCCCATTGCAGCGTTTTCCAACCCAAAAACGGCAGGTTGATTTGCACCGAACCGCCCAAAAACGGTACGTCAAACATAGTGCGCGCTTTGCTGGAAGACGTGCTCAGGCTGGCACCTAAAGTGATGCTCGGATACCAACTGCGCTGCTGCGCCGCCAAGGTTTGCACCGAAGATTGCAAACGGTATTCCGCCGCGCGTAAATCAGGGCGGTTGGCCAACACCGAAATCGGTACGTTCAAATCCACGCCTTTCACCGCCAACAAACGGTATTGCGATGGTTCGGCGGCGATGGCTTCGCCCGGCTTCAGATTGAGCAGATTGCGCAAGGTTTGTTCTAGCGCATCACGGCTGTTTTGCAGCGACAACAGATTGTTTTGCGCACTCAGCAAAGATTGTTTCGCCTGCGTGCTTTGGCCGGAATCGGCCTTGCCGTGGCGGTATTTGGCATCGGCAATGCGGGCGATTTCCTGATATTGCTTCAGCGATTGGCGGGTTAAAGCAATGGCTTCGTTGATGTAGGCGATGTTGAAATAGGCATCGGCGACATTGTTCACCAAGGTCAGGCGCGTGTTGGCCAAATCTTCCTGCGTGGCGCGGTATTCCCACACTTGCGCATCGGCGGTGGCGCTCAATCGCTTCCATAAATCAAGCTCGTAACTCAAGCCCAATTGGCTGCTGAAGCTGTTGTTGTTGCTGCCGGATTTGAGGTTTTTGGAAGCCGATGCACCGGCCGAACCGTTAAACGACGGCACCAAATGCGCGCCCAAAATATTGGCCTGATACAAGGCGCGGTTCACCGAAATCGCAGCCCGTTTCAAATCGATGTTGTTGTCTAAAGCCTGCCGGATTACGGCATTGAGTTGGGCATTTTGATAGATTTCCCACCAGTCGCCGTTAATTTGATAACGCTCGGCAGCTTCCGTGGCGTTCATAATATGCGTATTGCCGGCCAAACCCAGTGTGTTCACTTTGGGATTAACCGCACACGCACTTAAAGCCAAGGATACGGCGATAACGGATGCCGTCTGAAAAAAAGTTTTGCTGTTCATGGATTCATCATTCTGATGTTTCAGACGGCCTTGATCACACAGGCCGTCTGAAAAAGGTTAATCTTGCGCCAAGGCATCAATCGGGTTGAGCTGCGACGCGCGGTTGGCCGGCATAAAGCCGAAGGCCACACCGATAACGGTCGAACACAACACCGCGCCGGCAATCGACAAGGTGGAAAAGCTCATCGGGAAATCGGTGACAAAATGGTTGAACACCAAACCGATTGTGCCCGAAACCGCTACGCCGGCCAAACCGCCGATTAAGCAAATCAACACGGCTTCAATCAAAAACTGCTGCAAAATATTGCTGCGCCGCG is a window of Neisseria yangbaofengii DNA encoding:
- a CDS encoding THUMP domain-containing class I SAM-dependent RNA methyltransferase; the protein is MTQYALFITCPRGLETPLTDELKSLNIQDIQATDGGVGCKATMEQVYRINLHSRTASRVLLRLTKGSYRSEQDIYKLAKNINWFNWFTLDQTFKVKIEGKRANVKSLDFVGLKIKDALCDSFRDIYDARPSVGKIHPDVRVHAFMDERNIEIFIDTSGEALFKRGYRQDTGEAPLRENLAAGLLLLAGYDGSQPFQDPFCGSGTLAIEAAWIAGRRAPGLMRRFGFEKLQNFDKAAWVKIRQEACEQIVPVTAPIAGSDNDRHMIRAAEHNAEAAEVAEFIRFEVEDAQNARPNGNNGIMISNPPYGVRLAEMQALQALYPQLGSWLKQHYAGWLIGMFTGDRDMPKFMRLSPKRKIPLYNGNLDCRLFLMDMVKGSNR
- a CDS encoding NUDIX domain-containing protein is translated as MTTSDPRPLVRVVAGILLNADGDYLLSSRPEGKPYAGYWEFAGGKVEAGETEFQALQRELEEELGIRIHHATPWLTKIHAYEHAHVHLRFLRVEADEWSGELQAKEGQTWSWQKAGDFTVSPMLPANDALLQSLSVPRVLSGRLKSGLRGYNRMGEYRVVPHHLAGPQHEHVLIEEPELRAQGKMPPAQSVWVVVETAAQWHNVQDADVAVWRVQNQAAAEATLQTLQQGVSMPLVIAALPDWAAQYQDQWLEAGAHTVVVDDEIGVV
- the acpS gene encoding holo-ACP synthase; translated protein: MIYGIGTDIVSLKRIIRLNKKFGQAFAERILSPEELMEFPQAGKPVNYLAKRFAAKEAFAKAVGTGIRGSVSFRNIGIGHDEMGKPEFFYAPVLEKWLKEQGISCVSLSMADEEDTVLAFVIAEK
- the pdxJ gene encoding pyridoxine 5'-phosphate synthase, which translates into the protein MLLGVNIDHVATVRNARGTIYPSPVEAALTAETHGADLITLHLREDRRHIKDADVFAVKNAIRTRLNLEMALTEEMLENALNVMPQDVCIVPEKRREVTTEGGLDVLAQQEKTAQFTRILTDAGIRVSLFIDADKAQIQAAKEIGAPVIELHTGAYADTRTPSEQAQQLARIEEGAHFADELGLVVNAGHGLTIHNVAPIARIAAIKELNIGHALIAQAVFLGLPEAIRQMKDVMFKARLMAK
- the recO gene encoding DNA repair protein RecO — encoded protein: MSNHRINHEPVFMLASAPWRESSLWLEVYSRRYGRVALLARSARKRMSELRGVLVPFVPMSASWYGSQELKTLHRAEWLGGWPQPQGRALFSGLYVNELMLKLTAREDPLPELYDTFADTMQTLCREPNHIAALRRFEWQLLRLSGYAPDLMHDIHGNGIDPDTRYWLRPEEALLPLTEADGSGSQQKSGIAVNGSSLIQLCQGKFSDGVSLQQALKINRLLIDFHIPEGIKSRQVLQQLQQFDLDPMSFGRHEAAEPPQAV
- a CDS encoding TolC family protein, whose product is MNSKTFFQTASVIAVSLALSACAVNPKVNTLGLAGNTHIMNATEAAERYQINGDWWEIYQNAQLNAVIRQALDNNIDLKRAAISVNRALYQANILGAHLVPSFNGSAGASASKNLKSGSNNNSFSSQLGLSYELDLWKRLSATADAQVWEYRATQEDLANTRLTLVNNVADAYFNIAYINEAIALTRQSLKQYQEIARIADAKYRHGKADSGQSTQAKQSLLSAQNNLLSLQNSRDALEQTLRNLLNLKPGEAIAAEPSQYRLLAVKGVDLNVPISVLANRPDLRAAEYRLQSSVQTLAAQQRSWYPSITLGASLSTSSSKARTMFDVPFLGGSVQINLPFLGWKTLQWEDKDAQARFDSAALNFEQALTAALNEVNTNYLAYQNAQAALNNTRRRYALDQKNSRYYQVRYQHGKNELKDWLEALNGEYDSAQNVLNRHYDVLKYENMVYKAMAGRYTPK